One window of the Montipora foliosa isolate CH-2021 chromosome 4, ASM3666993v2, whole genome shotgun sequence genome contains the following:
- the LOC138001307 gene encoding uncharacterized protein, protein MFGKFLISFDVESLFTNIPLEECIDLAVKYISEGNPDLKLTPSDLKRLFSFATAETHFLFKGSFYDQIDGVAMGSPLAPVLANLFMGHHEKIWLEQYQGPEVLFYRRYVDDTFCLFHSEQDAIAFFDYINSQHPNIRFTMEKEVDHVCPFWMS, encoded by the coding sequence ATGTTTGGCAAATTTCTCATTTCCTTtgatgttgaaagcttgttcaCTAACATCCCTCTTGAGGAATGTATTGATTTAGCGGTCAAGTACATCTCCGAGGGAAACCCTGACCTCAAGCTTACCCCCTCTGATCTCAAACGCCTTTTTTCATTTGCTACTGCTGAAACTCACTTTTTATTCAAAGGTTCCTTTTATGACCAGATTGATGGGGTTGCCATGGGTTCACCCCTAGCTCCTGTCCTCgccaatctctttatgggtcaccatgaaaaGATCTGGTTAGAGCAATATCAAGGTCCTGAGGTTCTATTTTATCGCCGTTATGTGGATGATACGTTTTGTTTATTCCACTCAGAACAGGACGCCATTGCATTTTTCGACTATATCAATAGTCAACATCCCAACATACGCTTCACGATGGAGAAAGAAGTTGATCATGTTTGCCCTTTTTGGATGTCTTAA